One window of the Daphnia pulex isolate KAP4 chromosome 8, ASM2113471v1 genome contains the following:
- the LOC124199326 gene encoding transmembrane protein 33-like, with protein sequence MSENENRNEEETPQSQPATGFGVLTAHIGRNKIDFALWCTRFATIVFTFNYLIPIFGSGYNMYYKALLANSATSALRLHQRLPQVQLSREFLGKVFLEDSAHYLLYSMIFFYSPPVTWVLLPVFLFALLHISSYSLGLIEILGPTALGVVRMAIGIVEVQSVKLLKTIALSEIFLFPLLILSLFGGRATLMTLFVYYRFLTLRYSSRRNPYTRNTFGELRLLVESYAQNPSCPAVIRNLVSKLVSFISRLAPPVITAEQQ encoded by the exons atgagtGAAAACGAGAATAGAAATGAGGAGGAAACGCCACAGTCCCAACCGGCAACTGGATTTGGAGTGCTTACAGCACACATTGGTCGCAATAAAATCGATTTCGCCTTGTGGTGCACCCGGTTTGCTACGATTGTATTCACCTTCAACTatttgattccaattttcGG GTCTGGCTACAACATGTACTACAAAGCTTTGCTGGCTAATTCCGCAACAAGTGCCCTCCGTCTCCATCAAAGACTTCCCCAAGTTCAGCTGAGTAGAGAGTTTCTGGGCAAGGTGTTTTTGGAGGATAGTGCTCATTACTTGCTCTACTCCatgatatttttctattctccCCCAGTTACAT GGGTATTACTTCCAGTATTTCTCTTTGCATTGCTCCATATCTCCAGCTATTCTTTGGGATTGATTGAG ATCTTGGGTCCAACTGCCTTAGGTGTGGTGAGGATGGCTATTGGAATAGTGGAGGTGCAAAGTGTGAAGCTGTTGAAGACCATTGCTCtttctgaaatatttcttttccctttgttGATCCTTTCTTTGTTCGG TGGTCGGGCTACGCTCATGACGCTGTTCGTCTACTACAGATTCCTTACTCTGCGTTATTCATCGAGACGTAATCCCTATACAAGGAATACATTCGGCGAACTCCGTCTCCTTGTCGAAAGCTACGCCCAAAACCCGTCATGTCCAGCGGTTATCCGCAATCTGGTGTCTAAATTGGTTTCTTTTATCTCTCGACTTGCTCCTCCCGTTATCACTGCTGAACAACAATAA